The genomic window GGCACCAGCACGACGAGCGGCACGAGCACCGGCACCGCGAGGAGGAACACCGATCCCCACGCGAAGTGCTCGAGCAGCAGGCCGCCGACGATCGGGCCGAGCGCGGCGCCGGCCGCGAATCCGGTCGCCCAGATCGCGATGGCGAGGCGCCGCTGCTCGCGGTCGGCGAAGATCGTGCGCAGCAGGGAGAGCGTCGAGGGCATGAGCATCGCGCCGAAGAAGCCGAGGGCCGCGCGGGCGGCGATGAGCAGCTCGGCGGTCGGCGCGAAGGCCGCACCGACCGAGAGCACGGCGAAGCCGACGGAGCCGATGAGCAGCATGCGCCGCCGCCCGATGCGGTCGCCGATCGAGCCCATCGCGACGAGGAGTCCGGCGAGCACGAGCGGGTAGGCGTCGATGATCCACAGCTGCTGCGCCGCAGTCGGCCCGAGGTCGCGGGCGATCTGCGGGAGCGCGAAGCTCAGCACCGTGTTGTCGATCGAGACGAGCAGCACGGGCAGCATGAGCACCGCGAGGGCGATCCAGGCTCGGCGGGGTGCGCGGGCGGATGCCTCGGCGGCGCCGGTCTCGCGGGCGCGTGCGTCGTTCAGGGTGTGTTCGCGGGTCGTGTGTTCGTTCGTCATGTCGCGCTCTGGTCTCGGCGGTGGTGCCTTCTGCACGCTTTACTGTACCGTCCGGTTGGTATAGTAACAGGAATGCGCCACCGCCGCCCCACCGAGTCGTCCAGACTGGACGCATGAGCCGCCCACCCGCCGCCCGCGACGCCGTCCTCGACGCCTTCGAGCGGCTCATCGTCGCCGACGGCGAACGCACCGCCACCCTCGAGGCGACCGCGCGCGAGGCCGGCGTCTCGAAGGGTGGACTGCTCTACCACTTCGCCTCGCGGCAGGCGCTCATCACCGGACTCGTGGAACGGCTCCATCGACTGGTCGACGACGACGTCGCGCGCATCCGCGACGCCCCCGACGGCGCGGTTTCGTACTTCGTGCGGTCGTCGGTCGAACTCGAGACCCCGCTCGACCGAACCTTCGTCGCCGCCGTCCGCCTCGCCCAGGGCGGCGATCGCGCCGCCGCAACGGCGATCGACGAGGTCCGCGAGCGCTGGCTCGACACGTTGGAGCAGATCGTCGGCGATCCGACGGTCGCACTCGCCGTCACCCTCATCGGCGACGGGCTGTACTACCACGCGGCGCTGCGCGCCGAGGCATCCGACGGCGCCGACCGGGCCGAGATCGCCGCCATCGCCCCCGAACGCATGAACGCGCTCGTCGCCCTGCTCGAGGGCCTCGCGCGCCGCTGACCTGAGCGCCTGCCCCAGTTCACGCACTTGAGCACAGTGCGCGAATCAGGAAAACGAAAGCCGGTCAGGACGAATCCGTCGATCTCGTCCTGACCAGCCTCCGTGCTCCTGAAACCGGTACGTGTCGGGATGCCTCGACACGAACCGCCCGAGTCAGTCCTCGGTGATGTCGATCTCCACCAGCTCGGTGGCCTCGATCGCCGTCGCGACGCGGTCGAGCACCTCGGCGGGCACCGGCGAGTCGACGGTCAGGACACTGAGCGCCTGGCCCCCGGCCTCGCGGCGGGCGATCTGCATGCCCGCGATGTTGATGCCGGCCTCGCCGAAGGCGCTGCCGTACACGGCGACGATGCCCGGGCGGTCGGTGTAGAGCATCACGATGTGGTGCTTCGCGATGGGCACCTCGACGTCCTGGTCGTTGATGCCGACGAGCTTCTCGACCTGCTTCGTTCCGGTGAGCGTGCCCGACACCGAGACCTGACGGCCCTCGGCGAGTGCGCCGCGCAGCGTGATCACGTTGCGGTACTCGGGGCTCTCCCGTTCGACGATGAGGCGCACCTGGACGCCGCGCTGCTCGGCGAGCAACGGCGCGTTCACGTACGACACCGACTCGGAGACGACGTTCGTGAAGACGCCCTTCAGCGCCGCGAGCTTCAACACGCTCACGTCGTAGTCGGCGAGCTCGCCGCGCACCTCGACGTCGAGGCTCGTGAGGGCGCCGTGCGCGAGCCCGGAGAAGATCTGCCCGAGCTTCTCGACGAGCGGGATGCCGGGCCGCACGTACGGGTCGATGATGCCGCCCGCGACGTTGACCGCGTCGGGCACGAGCTCACCGGCGAGCGCGAGCCGAACCGACTTCGCGACCGAGATGCCCGCCTTCTCCTGGGCGTCGTCGGTCGACGCACCGAGGTGCGGGGTGACGAGCACGTTCGGCAGGGCGAGCAGCGGCGACTCGCGCGGCGGCTCGGTCACGAACACGTCGAGGCCGGCGCCGGCGATCTCGCCCGCCACGAGGGCGTCGTGCAGCGCCTGCTCGTCGATGAGGCCGCCGCGGGCGACGTTCACGATGAACGCGGTCGACTTCATGCGCTTGAGCTGCTCGACGCCGATCATGCCGAGCGTCTCGGGCGTGCGCGGCATGTGGATCGTGACGAAGTCGCTGCGCTCGAGCAACTCGTCCAGGGTGACGGTCTGCACGCCGAGCTGCTGGGCGCGCGTCTCGGTGATGTAGGGGTCGTACGCGATGACCTGCATGCCGAACGCCTGCAGGCGCGCGGTGATGAGCGCGCCGATGCGGCCGAGGCCGATGATGCCGACGGTCTTCTCGTAGAGCTCGGTGCCGGTGTAGGCCGACCGCTTCCACTCCCCCGCGCTGAGCGACGAGTGCCCGGCGGGGATGTGACGCGCGAGGCTCAGGATGTGGCCGATCGTGAGTTCGGCGGCCGAGATGATGTTCGACGTCGGCGCGTTGACGACCATGACGCCGGCGGTCGTCGCGGCCTTCACGTCGACGTTGTCGAGGCCGACGCCGGCCCGAGCCACGACCTTCAGCTTCGGTGCGGCGGCGAGCGCCTCCTCGTCGATCTGCGTCGCCGAGCGGATGAGCACCGCGTTCGCCTCGGAGAGCGATGACAGCAGTGCGGGACGGTCGGTGCCGTCGACCTTCCGGATCTCGAAGTCGGGCCCGAGGGCGTCGACGGTGGCGGGCGAGAGTTCTTCGGCGATCAGGACGACCGGTTTCGACACGAAAGATCCTTCGGGGGTTTCGCGCGCTGCGCGCGCTCGACGGGATGTCGCGCCACACGCCGGAGGGGGGCGCTCGCAGCAAACTCTACTTGAGCGTCGAAGCGCGCCCGCGCATGTGACGCCCGCTGACCCGGCGCCGACCGGGCCGGCGGTCAGGGGACGACGACCCCGCCGGATGCCCCGAGCAGCACGGTCGCCGACGAGAAGACGACCGCCGATACCGCGAGCCCGGTCAGGTACGCGAGTACGGCGACCAGTACTGCACGACGCCTGGAGATCAGGAACGCCGCCGCGAACAGCACCGCGGGCGCCAGCAGCGCGAGCACCATGATCACCCAGCCGAGGGCGCTGAACCCGAGTCCGAGCCCGAGGATCTGCACGAGGCTCTCGACGACCTCCCAGAGGTCGTAGGCGTAGAAGAGCCCGAAGACCACGGCCAGCGTCGCACGAAGCCAGAGCGGCTGGGGTGCGACGCGTTCGGGAGCGGTCGGGTTCGCGGCGGTCATGCGGTCACCCCCAGGACGAACGGGAGCGGCACGAGCACGACGGCGCCGACCGCCAGCCAGGCGAGGCGGGTCACCGGTCGCTTCGTCACGACGGAGACGAGGCCGAACCACAGCGCCGGCGCGAGCACGGCCAGCCAGAGGCCGAACAGGTACATCGCGTCGCCGACGATGCTCGTGCCCGGGGCATCCGTGCGCAGCACCGTGATCAGCCAGCCGATCGTGTACAGCAGGTACACGCCACCCAGCACGCCGAGCACGACGAGTTCGACCGAACCGGTCTGGCGCCGACCTTCCGCGGCTCCGGATGCCGCATCGGAGACATCGTCGGATGCCGCCGGGTCCTCGGTCGTTGCGACCTCGCCGTCGGCCGTCGCCGGCTCGCCGCCGGACGAAGCCGGCGCCTCGGCGACGCCGCCCACCCGCTTCCATCCGGGGGCGAGCGTCGGGTCGTCGTCGCCGTCCCAGCGGAGCGCGTCGTCGTCGGGGTCGTGGGCCATGCGACCAGCCTACGGCCGCGCGATCCCGAGCGTCGCGGCAGCGACGGCCGCCCGAACGAGCCCGGGATCGGTGACGTCGAACCCGGTGACGCCGCCGCCCGGTCCGCTCGCACCGCCCCGCGTGGTGGTGCCGCGCGCCGAGAGGTGCACGGCGTCGACGCCGGCAGCGGCGAGCATCGCGATGTCGGCGATCTTCACGCCACCGCCCGCCATCACCTCGAGCGGACCGGATTCTTCCGCCATGCGACGCAGGGTCTCGATGCCCGCGGCGCAGTCGGGCGCACCGCCCGACGTCAGCACCCGTCGCACCCCCAGGCCGCGCAGTGCCGCGACCGCCGCGACCGGATCGGCCGACGCGTCCACCGCGCGATGCACGGTGACGTCGAGGTCGCCGGCCGCGTCGACGAACCGGGCGATGGTGCCGAGGTCGAGCTCGCCGGCCGCGTCGAGCGCGCCGACGACGACGCCGTGCGCGCCGAGCCTCGTGGCCTCGCGGATGTCCCTGACGGCGACGTCGACCTCGTCGGCGTCGTACACGAATCCGCCGCCGCGCGGGCGCACCAGCACGTGCACGAACCGACCGGCACCGGATGCCTCCGCGAGCGCGACCGCGGCCGCGGTCAGCCCCGCCGACGGCGTCAGCCCGCCCAGGCCGAGCGCCTGGCAGAGTTCGATCCGCGTCGCGCCGGATTCGAGGGCGATGCGCACGCCGCCGGCGTCCTGGACGGCGATCTCGACGGGCAGGCGAACGTCGGTCGGGGAGTTCGGGTCGGGCATCCGCTCAGCGTACCGGCGGCGGGCACCGCGCCTGCACGCACCCGGATGCGGCGCCCGCACGCGACGGATGCCCCGGCCGTCCGGCCGGGGCATCCCATGTCGCAGGTCAGCCGATGCAGGGGGTCACCGGCTCACGTCTCGCGACGCTCAGTACGCGCCGAGGTCCTGCCACGGACCCCACCACGAGCCGCCGGGCTCCTGGTTGCGCGTCCACCACTTGGCCTTCCAGAGGTGACCGTCATGCGCGACGACCTCGCCGCCCGTGTAGATCCACGAGTCCGTCCACGCGGGGAACGTGCCCTCGTCGGTCACGACGGGTGCGCCGAGCTCGGCCCACGCACCCCACGGCGAGGCGTCGGGCTTCACCCAGGCCGTCCACCAGAGCGCCTTGTAGAGCGCCCCCTGGTAGGCGACGATGTCGCCCGCGGTGTACACGGTGCCGCTGTTCCAGACCGGGTACTCGGGCTCGGGGACCTCGACCGTGATCGGAAGCGTCACCGTCGTGTTGGACGGGCTGGCGACGAGGGTCAGCACATGGGCGCCCTCCGCGGTGCCCTCGGGGATCACGACGTCGACCGCCGCGGCTCCGGCCGCGACCGGGAACGACCCGATCGCGGTGCCGTCGAGGCGGGCCTCGACCGTGGTGTTCAGCGGCGCGCCGAGGCTCGTGAGGTCGAGCCCGGCGACATCGACCGAGAGCGCTGCACCCGCTTCGACGAATCCGGGCACGACCGGCACCTGCACGGCCTGACGGGCGTAGTCGGGTGCCAGGCCCGGGTGCGCCTGCAGGTATGAGATCCAGGCATCGCGGTCGACGAGGCCGGTGTCGACGCCCTCGCCGTCTCGGAACGACCAGAAGTTGTCGCCCCCGGTCGCGAGGAACGAGAACGTCGCCACCCGGTACTCGGCCGCCGGATCGAGCGGCTCGCCGTCGATCATGACCGACGTGATGTGCTCGTCCATGGCCGCGGCCGGATCGAACGTGTACGTCACATTGTCCGAGAGCCCCAACTGCAGGTACGGACGGCTCCCCGTCGGGAGCGGGCCGCCGTTCGACGCACGCTGCCACTGCTCCTCGAGCACGTCGAGGAGTTCGTCACCGGTGAGGGTGACGGTCCAGAGGTTGTTCACGAACGGCAGGACGCCGTTCGCCTCGGCGTACGTCACCACCCCGTCGCCCTCGTTCAGCGGTGTCGACGTCGGGTAGAACAGCTCCGAACGCATGCCGCCCGGGTTGACGATGCCGATCTGCGCTCCGTACTGGTCGGTCGCGAGCGTGTCGCGCAGCGCGTTGGCCACGAGCCCCCCGAGCGATGACTCGAGGCCGCGCTGGTCGCGGTTCGTGTTGGTGCGCTCGGCCTGGTAGCCGTTCGGGCCGTACGTGCCGTTCTGGTACGCGGTCGTGATGTCGCCGGTGATCGAGCCGATCGGCTGGTTGCCCACGATCGCCGCGTTCGCGAGCGCCGCGTCGACGATCGTCTTCACCTCGGCGACGCGCGGGTAGGTCGCGACGAGGGTCGCGTCGGCGGTCGTGGTGCGGTTGACGAGCTTCGCCGTCGAGGCCGTGACCTCGCCCGCGTCGCGGTCGTACGTCAGCTTCACCGACGCGATGCGGTCGCCGTAGCTGACCGCCTGCGCGATCGGCCGAGTCGCGACCTCGGCGCCCGTGACGGGTGCCTGCCACGCGTACGGCTGGTGCGTGTGGCCGTTGAAGATCACGTCGACCACGGGCGAGGTGTCGTTCACGATCGCCGCGAAGACGTCGCTCTCGGCGAGCTCCTCCTCCAGCGTCGACGGCGGCACGGGCGGGTTCGCGTTCGGGTTGCCCTCGGAGACCGTGTCGGCGCCCTCGTGGTACTCGGCCACGATCACGTCGGCCTCGCCGTTGGCCGGGTCGCCGTCGCTGAGCTGCGCGGCGACGCGGTTCACGGCCTCGACGGGGTCGCCGAAGTCGATCGTCGCGATGCCGGCCGGGGTGACCAGGCTCGGCGTCTGCTGCGTGACCGCGCCGATGACGCCGACCTGCACGCCGCCCATGTCGACGATCGCGTACTCCTGGAGCGCCGGCGTCGTGGTGCCCTTCAGGTACACGTTGGCGCCCAGGATCGGGAAGTCCACGCTCGGGATCACCCGGTCGGTGAGGTCGGCGAAGCCCTTGTCGAACTCGTGGTTGCCGACCGCGGATGCCTTCAGGTCGAGTGCGTCGAGCACGTCGAGGGTCGGCACGTCGTCGGCAGTCGCCGACGCGAACAGCGAGGCGCCGATGCTGTCGCCCGCGGAGAGCAGCACCGCCTGTCCGCCCGCGGCCTCGGCTGCGGCGCGCTCGGCCTCGATCGTCCCGGCGAACTTCACGGTGTTGGCGTCGATGCGCCCGTGGAAGTCGTTGAAGTTCAGGAACGTCAGGTCGATCGAACCGAGCAGCCCGTCGTCGAGGCCGACGACCACCGGGTCGTGATCGCTCGAGCGGTAGGGGCCGTCCACCAGGAAGTCCGTGCCGTGGTAGTTGGCCCGCGAGTACTCGAGTGCGATGGCCTCCTCGGCGTTGATCTCCCAGACGTCGGCGCCGGTCGCGCGGGCGAGCGCGGCCTCGTTCAGCACGACGTGGTCGAGCGAACCCGAGAGTCCCGAGAACGAGTACGAGTACTCGCCCGGCGAGAGCGCCTTCACGGCGTCGGCGTACCCGGCGTCGTAGAGCACGTGCATCGGGTCTTCCTCGGTGTACGAGTTCAGATCGCCGACGATGGCGACGGCATCGCCCGCCTCGGTGACCGTGTCGATCCACTCGACCAGCGCGGTCGCCTGACGGACGCGCGACTCGTTCGACGAGCCCTGCCCGTCACCGGTGTCGACGTCGCCCGGCCAGGGGCCGCCCGAGCCCTTCGACTTCAGGTGGTTGACCGTGACGAACAGCGACTCCCCGCCGGCGACGGGGGCGAAGGACGCGCCGATCGGCTCGCGGGCGTTCGCGAACGCCTCTCCGCTGTCGCTGAGGTCGCCCAGCGCACGCGGGTCGCCGACCAGCTCGACCGCGGCCGGCTGGTAGATGAGCGCGTTCGTGATGACGTCCTGCAGCGACGGCGACGGCAGTTCGTCGGAGGAGGGCACGAACGCCCACTTCTCCGTGCCCGCCGCCTCGTTCAGCGCGTCCACGAGGGTGGCGAGCGCCTCGTCGGCCTCCTCGCCGAGCGCGGCCGAGTTCTCGATCTCGAGCAGGCCCACCACGTCGGCGTCGAGCGCGTTGATCGCGTCGACGAGCTTGCCCTCCTGGGCGTCGAAGTCGGCCGGGTCCCACGCGCCTCGCGGGCCCGTGCCGGTGCACTCGTCGACCGTGACGGGGTCGCCGGCGCGATCCTCGTACGCCACGCAGTTCGTGACATCCGATCCGAGGGTGGTGAAGTAGTTGAGTACGTTGAAGGAGGCCACCGTGACGTCGCCGCCGACGTCCTCGGGCGACTCCGTGCGGTCGTTCTCGAAGGAGACCGGCTGCGTGCCGCCCGCGACGAACGCCGTGGTCGGGTTCAGCTTCCACGCATTGTTGCGCCAGTCGACGATCACCGGCTGGTCGAACGTGACCGCG from Agromyces sp. LHK192 includes these protein-coding regions:
- a CDS encoding TetR/AcrR family transcriptional regulator, with amino-acid sequence MSRPPAARDAVLDAFERLIVADGERTATLEATAREAGVSKGGLLYHFASRQALITGLVERLHRLVDDDVARIRDAPDGAVSYFVRSSVELETPLDRTFVAAVRLAQGGDRAAATAIDEVRERWLDTLEQIVGDPTVALAVTLIGDGLYYHAALRAEASDGADRAEIAAIAPERMNALVALLEGLARR
- the serA gene encoding phosphoglycerate dehydrogenase; amino-acid sequence: MSKPVVLIAEELSPATVDALGPDFEIRKVDGTDRPALLSSLSEANAVLIRSATQIDEEALAAAPKLKVVARAGVGLDNVDVKAATTAGVMVVNAPTSNIISAAELTIGHILSLARHIPAGHSSLSAGEWKRSAYTGTELYEKTVGIIGLGRIGALITARLQAFGMQVIAYDPYITETRAQQLGVQTVTLDELLERSDFVTIHMPRTPETLGMIGVEQLKRMKSTAFIVNVARGGLIDEQALHDALVAGEIAGAGLDVFVTEPPRESPLLALPNVLVTPHLGASTDDAQEKAGISVAKSVRLALAGELVPDAVNVAGGIIDPYVRPGIPLVEKLGQIFSGLAHGALTSLDVEVRGELADYDVSVLKLAALKGVFTNVVSESVSYVNAPLLAEQRGVQVRLIVERESPEYRNVITLRGALAEGRQVSVSGTLTGTKQVEKLVGINDQDVEVPIAKHHIVMLYTDRPGIVAVYGSAFGEAGINIAGMQIARREAGGQALSVLTVDSPVPAEVLDRVATAIEATELVEIDITED
- a CDS encoding bacitracin resistance protein — encoded protein: MTAANPTAPERVAPQPLWLRATLAVVFGLFYAYDLWEVVESLVQILGLGLGFSALGWVIMVLALLAPAVLFAAAFLISRRRAVLVAVLAYLTGLAVSAVVFSSATVLLGASGGVVVP
- a CDS encoding DNA polymerase III subunit gamma/tau, which gives rise to MAHDPDDDALRWDGDDDPTLAPGWKRVGGVAEAPASSGGEPATADGEVATTEDPAASDDVSDAASGAAEGRRQTGSVELVVLGVLGGVYLLYTIGWLITVLRTDAPGTSIVGDAMYLFGLWLAVLAPALWFGLVSVVTKRPVTRLAWLAVGAVVLVPLPFVLGVTA
- a CDS encoding copper homeostasis protein CutC, translating into MPDPNSPTDVRLPVEIAVQDAGGVRIALESGATRIELCQALGLGGLTPSAGLTAAAVALAEASGAGRFVHVLVRPRGGGFVYDADEVDVAVRDIREATRLGAHGVVVGALDAAGELDLGTIARFVDAAGDLDVTVHRAVDASADPVAAVAALRGLGVRRVLTSGGAPDCAAGIETLRRMAEESGPLEVMAGGGVKIADIAMLAAAGVDAVHLSARGTTTRGGASGPGGGVTGFDVTDPGLVRAAVAAATLGIARP
- a CDS encoding ExeM/NucH family extracellular endonuclease, producing MHHHARTLIGGATAAVLALGGIAAGAAPAFAGVSPSAPVIIDEVYGGGGNSGAVLNQDFVELYNPGASPVSLAGWSVQYGSATGAFNAAQVTPLSGTIPAGGSFLLGLAVGGANGAALPTPDGTGTANLSGTNGKVALVSSTTPLTCGQTAGSGCATDASVVDFVGFGTANAFAGSAAAPAPSNTTSISRTAHANTANNAADFIAGAPTPANSGGGGGTDPGDGEYTIAEIQGTGAASPIAGATATTTGVVTAAYPTGGFNGFIIQTAGTGGAIDLSTHTASDALFIFGSAATALVEVGDHVEVTGTVTEFNGLTEITADASGVTILDTPATVEPAVVGWPATAEGRETLESMLIQPAAGAFTVSNTYSTNQYGEVGLAFGPTPLIQPTEVGRPGSPEAAAAAADNAARGVLLDDGATTNFFSNTSATPPYISTSAPVRVGAAVTFDQPVIVDWRNNAWKLNPTTAFVAGGTQPVSFENDRTESPEDVGGDVTVASFNVLNYFTTLGSDVTNCVAYEDRAGDPVTVDECTGTGPRGAWDPADFDAQEGKLVDAINALDADVVGLLEIENSAALGEEADEALATLVDALNEAAGTEKWAFVPSSDELPSPSLQDVITNALIYQPAAVELVGDPRALGDLSDSGEAFANAREPIGASFAPVAGGESLFVTVNHLKSKGSGGPWPGDVDTGDGQGSSNESRVRQATALVEWIDTVTEAGDAVAIVGDLNSYTEEDPMHVLYDAGYADAVKALSPGEYSYSFSGLSGSLDHVVLNEAALARATGADVWEINAEEAIALEYSRANYHGTDFLVDGPYRSSDHDPVVVGLDDGLLGSIDLTFLNFNDFHGRIDANTVKFAGTIEAERAAAEAAGGQAVLLSAGDSIGASLFASATADDVPTLDVLDALDLKASAVGNHEFDKGFADLTDRVIPSVDFPILGANVYLKGTTTPALQEYAIVDMGGVQVGVIGAVTQQTPSLVTPAGIATIDFGDPVEAVNRVAAQLSDGDPANGEADVIVAEYHEGADTVSEGNPNANPPVPPSTLEEELAESDVFAAIVNDTSPVVDVIFNGHTHQPYAWQAPVTGAEVATRPIAQAVSYGDRIASVKLTYDRDAGEVTASTAKLVNRTTTADATLVATYPRVAEVKTIVDAALANAAIVGNQPIGSITGDITTAYQNGTYGPNGYQAERTNTNRDQRGLESSLGGLVANALRDTLATDQYGAQIGIVNPGGMRSELFYPTSTPLNEGDGVVTYAEANGVLPFVNNLWTVTLTGDELLDVLEEQWQRASNGGPLPTGSRPYLQLGLSDNVTYTFDPAAAMDEHITSVMIDGEPLDPAAEYRVATFSFLATGGDNFWSFRDGEGVDTGLVDRDAWISYLQAHPGLAPDYARQAVQVPVVPGFVEAGAALSVDVAGLDLTSLGAPLNTTVEARLDGTAIGSFPVAAGAAAVDVVIPEGTAEGAHVLTLVASPSNTTVTLPITVEVPEPEYPVWNSGTVYTAGDIVAYQGALYKALWWTAWVKPDASPWGAWAELGAPVVTDEGTFPAWTDSWIYTGGEVVAHDGHLWKAKWWTRNQEPGGSWWGPWQDLGAY